One segment of Streptomyces sp. NBC_01463 DNA contains the following:
- a CDS encoding phosphatidate cytidylyltransferase produces MNDSSWGAPQGAGHRAAPEMRAVPAGPAYDVHGAQHTRPMPIVPDVPDAGRDADDRDDRDQGAGRLNGGPLFRDEKPQEPMSTAPPPPQKKRAGRDLGAAIGVGVGLGAVVVASLFIVQAVFVGVIVVAVVVGLWELTSRLEERKGIKAPLVPLAIGGAAMVVAGYARGAEGAWIAMALTALAVLVWRMTEPPEDYLKDVTAGVFAAFYVPFLATFVAMMLKADDGPQRVLTFLLLTVVSDTGAYAVGWRFGKHKLAPRISPGKTREGLFGAVAFAMVAGALCMQFLIDDGTWWQGLLLGLAVAASATLGDLGESMIKRDLGIKDMGTLLPGHGGIMDRLDSLLPTAPVAWLLLVIFVGSS; encoded by the coding sequence ATGAACGACTCCTCCTGGGGCGCCCCGCAGGGCGCAGGCCACCGGGCCGCGCCCGAGATGCGGGCCGTTCCGGCGGGTCCTGCATACGATGTGCATGGCGCCCAGCACACTCGGCCCATGCCCATCGTGCCGGACGTTCCCGACGCAGGTAGAGACGCTGACGACCGTGATGACCGGGACCAGGGGGCCGGACGCCTGAACGGCGGCCCCCTGTTCCGCGACGAGAAGCCGCAGGAGCCCATGTCCACCGCGCCGCCGCCCCCGCAGAAGAAACGTGCGGGCCGTGATCTGGGAGCCGCCATAGGGGTCGGCGTGGGGCTCGGTGCCGTCGTCGTCGCCTCGCTCTTCATCGTCCAGGCCGTCTTCGTCGGCGTGATCGTCGTCGCCGTCGTCGTGGGCCTGTGGGAGCTGACCTCCCGGCTGGAGGAGCGCAAGGGCATCAAGGCGCCCCTCGTACCGCTCGCGATCGGTGGCGCGGCCATGGTCGTGGCCGGTTACGCGCGGGGCGCCGAGGGCGCGTGGATCGCCATGGCGCTGACCGCCCTCGCGGTGCTCGTCTGGCGGATGACCGAACCGCCGGAGGACTACCTCAAGGACGTCACGGCCGGCGTCTTCGCCGCGTTCTACGTGCCGTTCCTGGCCACCTTCGTCGCCATGATGCTGAAGGCCGACGACGGGCCGCAGCGGGTCCTGACCTTCCTGCTGCTGACCGTGGTCAGCGACACGGGCGCGTACGCCGTCGGCTGGCGCTTCGGCAAGCACAAGCTCGCCCCGCGCATCAGCCCCGGAAAGACCCGCGAGGGCCTGTTCGGAGCCGTGGCCTTCGCGATGGTGGCCGGCGCGCTGTGCATGCAGTTCCTGATCGACGACGGCACCTGGTGGCAGGGCCTGCTGCTCGGCCTCGCGGTCGCCGCCAGCGCCACCCTCGGCGACCTGGGCGAGTCCATGATCAAGCGGGACCTCGGCATCAAGGACATGGGCACGCTGCTGCCCGGTCACGGCGGAATCATGGACCGGCTGGACTCCCTGCTGCCGACCGCGCCGGTGGCGTGGCTGCTGCTGGTGATCTTCGTCGGCTCCAGCTGA
- the frr gene encoding ribosome recycling factor, translated as MIEETLLEAEEKMEKAVVVAKEDFAAIRTGRAHPAMFNKIVADYYGALTPINQLASFSVPEPRMAVVTPFDKSALRNIEQAIRDSDLGVNPSNDGNIIRVTFPDLTEERRRDYIKVAKTKAEDSKISIRAVRRKAKEILDKLVKDKESGEDEVRRAEKELDDTTAKYVAQVDELLKHKEAELLEV; from the coding sequence GTGATCGAAGAAACCCTCCTCGAGGCCGAGGAGAAGATGGAGAAGGCCGTCGTGGTCGCGAAAGAGGACTTCGCCGCGATCCGCACCGGCCGTGCGCACCCGGCGATGTTCAACAAGATCGTCGCCGACTACTACGGCGCGCTGACCCCGATCAACCAGCTGGCCTCGTTCTCGGTGCCGGAGCCCCGTATGGCCGTCGTGACGCCGTTCGACAAGAGCGCGCTGCGCAACATCGAGCAGGCCATCCGCGACTCGGACCTCGGCGTCAACCCGAGCAACGACGGCAATATCATCCGGGTGACCTTCCCCGACCTCACCGAAGAGCGCCGTCGCGACTACATCAAGGTCGCGAAGACCAAGGCCGAGGACTCCAAGATCTCGATCCGGGCCGTCCGCCGCAAGGCCAAGGAGATCCTGGACAAGCTGGTCAAGGACAAGGAGTCGGGCGAGGACGAGGTGCGCCGCGCCGAGAAGGAGCTCGACGACACCACCGCGAAGTACGTCGCGCAGGTGGACGAGCTGCTGAAGCACAAGGAAGCCGAGCTGCTCGAAGTCTGA
- the pyrH gene encoding UMP kinase, translating to MNKGADAATGDHKRDDGKVPGRFMLKLSGEAFAGGGGLGVDPDVVHAIAREIAAVVRGGAEIAIVIGGGNFFRGAELQQRGMDRARSDYMGMLGTVMNCLALQDFLEKEGIDSRVQTAITMGQVAEPYIPLRAVRHLEKGRVVIFGAGMGMPYFSTDTTAAQRALEIDAAGLLMGKNGVDGVYDSDPKTNPGAVKFDALEYSEVLARDLKVADATAITLCRDNQLPILVFELTTAGNIARAVKGEKIGTLVSDQGTRA from the coding sequence ATGAACAAGGGCGCGGACGCCGCAACAGGTGACCACAAGCGCGACGACGGCAAGGTTCCCGGACGCTTCATGCTGAAGCTGTCCGGAGAGGCGTTCGCCGGCGGCGGGGGTCTCGGAGTCGACCCCGACGTCGTACACGCCATCGCCCGCGAGATCGCGGCAGTCGTCCGCGGGGGCGCGGAGATCGCGATCGTCATCGGCGGCGGCAACTTCTTCCGCGGTGCCGAGCTCCAGCAGCGCGGCATGGACCGGGCCCGGTCCGACTACATGGGCATGCTCGGCACCGTCATGAACTGCCTCGCGCTCCAGGACTTCCTGGAGAAGGAAGGCATCGACTCCCGCGTCCAGACGGCCATCACCATGGGCCAGGTCGCGGAGCCGTACATTCCGCTGCGTGCCGTACGGCACCTGGAGAAGGGCCGCGTCGTCATCTTCGGCGCCGGCATGGGCATGCCCTACTTCTCCACCGACACCACCGCGGCACAGCGCGCCCTGGAGATCGACGCCGCGGGGCTGCTGATGGGCAAGAACGGCGTGGACGGGGTCTACGACTCCGACCCGAAGACCAACCCCGGCGCGGTGAAGTTCGACGCACTGGAGTACAGCGAGGTGCTCGCCCGCGACCTCAAGGTCGCCGACGCCACCGCCATCACGCTCTGCCGTGACAACCAGCTGCCGATCCTCGTCTTCGAGCTGACCACCGCGGGCAATATCGCCCGCGCGGTCAAGGGTGAGAAGATCGGCACGCTCGTGAGTGACCAGGGCACCCGGGCCTGA
- the tsf gene encoding translation elongation factor Ts gives MANYTAADVKKLRELTGAGMMDCKKALDEADGNVDGAVEALRIKGQKGVAKREGRSAENGAVVSVVSEDKTSGVLLELKCETDFVAKGDKFQAVANTLAAHVAATSPADIEALLASEIEPGKTVQAYVDEANANLGEKIVLDRFAQFQGAFVSVYMHRTMPDLPPQIGVLVELDKADADLAKGIAQHIAAFAPKYLSREDVPAEVVEAERRVAEETTRAEGKPEAALPKIVEGRVNGFFKEATLLGQPYALDNKKSVQKVLDEAGVTLKRFSRIKVGI, from the coding sequence ATGGCGAACTACACCGCCGCTGACGTCAAGAAGCTCCGTGAGCTCACCGGCGCCGGCATGATGGACTGCAAGAAGGCCCTCGACGAGGCCGACGGCAACGTCGACGGAGCCGTCGAAGCCCTCCGTATCAAGGGCCAGAAGGGCGTCGCCAAGCGCGAAGGCCGTTCTGCCGAGAACGGCGCGGTCGTCTCCGTCGTCTCCGAGGACAAGACGTCCGGCGTCCTGCTCGAGCTGAAGTGCGAGACCGACTTCGTCGCCAAGGGTGACAAGTTCCAGGCCGTCGCCAACACGCTCGCCGCTCACGTCGCCGCGACTTCCCCGGCCGACATCGAGGCGCTTCTCGCCTCCGAGATCGAGCCCGGCAAGACCGTCCAGGCGTATGTGGACGAGGCCAACGCCAACCTCGGCGAGAAGATCGTCCTGGACCGCTTCGCGCAGTTCCAGGGTGCCTTCGTCTCCGTGTACATGCACCGCACCATGCCCGACCTGCCCCCGCAGATCGGTGTCCTGGTCGAGCTGGACAAGGCCGACGCCGACCTGGCGAAGGGCATTGCCCAGCACATCGCCGCCTTCGCGCCGAAGTACCTGTCCCGCGAGGACGTCCCGGCCGAGGTCGTCGAGGCCGAGCGCCGCGTCGCCGAGGAGACCACGCGCGCCGAGGGCAAGCCCGAGGCCGCGCTCCCGAAGATCGTCGAGGGTCGCGTCAACGGCTTCTTCAAGGAGGCCACCCTTCTTGGCCAGCCGTACGCGCTGGACAACAAGAAGTCCGTCCAGAAGGTCCTGGACGAGGCCGGTGTCACCCTGAAGCGCTTCTCGCGCATCAAGGTCGGCATCTGA
- the rpsB gene encoding 30S ribosomal protein S2, translating to MAVVTMRELLESGVHFGHQTRRWNPKMKRFIFTERNGIYIIDLLQSLSYIDRAYEFVKETVAHGGSIMFVGTKKQAQEAIAEQATRVGMPYVNQRWLGGMLTNFSTVYKRLQRLKELELIDFEDVAASGLTKKELLVLSREKAKLEKTLGGIREMQKVPSAVWIVDTKKEHIAVGEARKLHIPVVAILDTNCDPDEVDYKIPGNDDAIRSVTLLTRVIADAVAEGLIARSGAATGDSKPGEKAAGEPLAEWERDLLEGDKKADAEVQTSAETEKVADAEAAEAPAEAAAAEAPVAEVPAAEAEAPAADADAEQA from the coding sequence ATGGCCGTCGTCACGATGCGGGAGCTGCTGGAAAGCGGCGTCCACTTCGGTCACCAGACCCGTCGTTGGAACCCGAAGATGAAGCGCTTCATCTTCACGGAGCGCAACGGCATCTACATCATCGACCTGCTCCAGTCGCTGTCGTACATCGACCGCGCCTACGAGTTCGTCAAGGAGACCGTCGCCCACGGCGGCTCCATCATGTTCGTGGGTACGAAGAAGCAGGCGCAGGAGGCCATCGCCGAGCAGGCGACGCGCGTCGGCATGCCGTACGTCAACCAGCGTTGGCTCGGTGGCATGCTCACCAACTTCTCCACCGTCTACAAGCGCCTTCAGCGTCTGAAGGAGCTCGAGCTCATCGACTTCGAGGACGTGGCCGCCTCCGGCCTCACCAAGAAGGAGCTCCTGGTTCTCTCCCGCGAGAAGGCCAAGCTGGAGAAGACCCTCGGTGGTATCCGCGAGATGCAGAAGGTGCCGAGCGCCGTCTGGATCGTCGACACCAAGAAGGAGCACATCGCCGTCGGTGAGGCGCGCAAGCTCCACATCCCGGTCGTCGCGATCCTCGACACCAACTGCGACCCCGACGAGGTCGACTACAAGATTCCGGGCAACGACGACGCGATCCGCTCCGTCACCCTGCTCACCCGCGTGATCGCCGACGCCGTCGCCGAGGGCCTCATCGCCCGCTCCGGCGCTGCGACCGGCGACTCGAAGCCGGGCGAGAAGGCTGCCGGCGAGCCCCTCGCCGAGTGGGAGCGTGACCTGCTCGAGGGCGACAAGAAGGCCGACGCCGAGGTCCAGACCTCCGCCGAGACCGAGAAGGTCGCCGACGCGGAGGCCGCTGAGGCTCCCGCCGAGGCCGCTGCCGCTGAGGCCCCCGTTGCCGAGGTGCCCGCCGCCGAGGCCGAGGCTCCGGCCGCCGACGCGGACGCCGAGCAGGCCTGA
- a CDS encoding TetR/AcrR family transcriptional regulator has translation MAEHRTMQRGALLDAARSLLSEGGTEALTFPALAERTGLARSSVYEYFRSRAAVVEELCAVDFPVWAAEVEGAMERAGTPEEKIEAYVRRQLDLVGDRRHRAVVAISASELDAGAREKIRAAHGGLIAMIVEALADLGHEQPRLAAMLLQGSVDAAVRRIELSVAEEPGVIADTAVAMILNGVRDVRTDGADPADPA, from the coding sequence GTGGCCGAGCACCGGACCATGCAGCGCGGCGCCCTCCTGGACGCAGCGCGCTCCCTGCTGTCCGAGGGAGGCACGGAGGCCCTGACCTTCCCCGCCCTCGCCGAACGCACGGGCCTCGCCCGGTCCTCCGTCTACGAGTACTTCCGCTCCCGCGCCGCCGTCGTCGAAGAACTCTGCGCCGTCGACTTCCCCGTGTGGGCGGCCGAGGTCGAGGGCGCGATGGAACGGGCGGGGACGCCCGAGGAGAAGATCGAGGCGTACGTCAGGCGGCAGCTCGATCTCGTCGGGGACCGGCGGCACCGGGCCGTCGTGGCGATCTCGGCGAGCGAGCTGGACGCCGGTGCGCGCGAGAAGATCCGGGCGGCGCACGGCGGTCTGATCGCCATGATCGTGGAGGCGCTCGCCGATCTCGGACACGAGCAGCCGCGACTGGCGGCCATGCTGCTCCAGGGCTCGGTGGACGCCGCGGTCCGGCGGATCGAACTGAGCGTGGCGGAGGAGCCCGGCGTGATCGCGGACACCGCCGTCGCCATGATTCTCAACGGGGTCCGGGACGTCCGGACTGACGGGGCGGATCCGGCCGACCCGGCCTGA
- the whiG gene encoding RNA polymerase sigma factor WhiG — MPQHTSGSDRAAVPPAARGTVRPPAPSSLDELWRSYKTTGDERLREQLILHYSPLVKYVAGRVSVGLPSNVEQADFVSSGVFGLIDAIEKFDIERAIKFETYAITRIRGAMIDELRALDWIPRSVRQKARAVERAYATLEAKLRRTPSEAEVAAEMGIALEELHAVFSQLSLANVVALEELLHVGGEGGDRLSLMDTLEDTAADNPVEVAEGRELRRLLARAINTLPDREKTVVTLYYYEGLTLAEIGNVLGVTESRVSQIHTKSVLQLRAKLADAGR, encoded by the coding sequence ATGCCCCAGCACACCTCCGGGTCTGACCGCGCGGCAGTACCACCGGCTGCGCGTGGCACTGTGCGCCCTCCCGCCCCCTCCTCGCTCGACGAGTTGTGGCGTTCGTACAAGACCACGGGCGACGAGCGGCTGCGGGAACAGCTGATCCTGCACTACTCGCCCCTGGTGAAGTACGTCGCGGGCCGGGTGAGCGTGGGTCTGCCGTCCAACGTCGAGCAGGCCGACTTCGTCTCCTCGGGCGTCTTCGGGCTGATCGACGCCATCGAGAAGTTCGACATCGAGCGCGCGATCAAGTTCGAGACATACGCGATCACCCGCATCCGGGGCGCGATGATCGACGAACTCCGTGCCCTGGACTGGATCCCGCGCTCCGTACGCCAGAAGGCTCGGGCGGTGGAACGCGCCTACGCCACCCTGGAGGCCAAACTGCGGCGCACCCCGTCGGAGGCGGAGGTCGCCGCCGAGATGGGCATCGCACTGGAGGAACTGCACGCGGTTTTCAGCCAGTTGTCGCTGGCCAACGTTGTCGCGCTGGAGGAGCTGCTCCATGTGGGCGGCGAGGGCGGCGACCGGCTCAGCCTGATGGACACGCTGGAGGACACCGCCGCCGACAACCCGGTGGAGGTGGCCGAGGGCCGCGAGCTCCGAAGACTGCTCGCCCGCGCGATCAACACCCTCCCGGACCGGGAGAAGACGGTCGTCACGCTCTACTACTACGAGGGCCTCACCCTCGCCGAGATCGGCAACGTCCTCGGGGTCACCGAGAGCCGGGTCAGCCAGATCCACACCAAGTCGGTGCTGCAACTCCGCGCCAAGCTGGCCGACGCCGGACGCTGA
- the dprA gene encoding DNA-processing protein DprA — MTGHGAEGRANAPGGAGRTGGLPGRTAVQRGTGARSGTCGGVSDRERLARAALTRVLEPGDVRGGRWLRECGGAELMRRIMVPDGSAERLSGMTAKRLAGYRLRAEGTEPEKDLAAVAAAGGRFVCPGDREWPSQLDDLGDARPTGLWVRGKPDLRLWALRSVAVVGARACTPYGAHMAATLGAGLAERGWVVVSGAAFGVDGAAHRGALAAGGATMAVLACGVDVAYPRGHAELIGRMAEQGLVIGELPPAEHPTRSRFILRNRVIAALTRGTVVVEAEYRSGSLVTARAAQRLGRFTMGVPGPATSGLSAGVHELLRGEGVLVTDAAEVAELVGDIGDLAPPRRGPLLPRDQLDPLCGRVLDALPARGCVNGREVARSAGTTSDEALGKLYELHSLGFVERDGEGWRLTRRPICNGDARRGGS, encoded by the coding sequence ATGACGGGGCACGGGGCCGAAGGACGGGCGAACGCCCCTGGGGGAGCGGGGCGGACGGGAGGCCTGCCCGGCCGGACCGCGGTCCAACGGGGAACGGGGGCCCGCTCCGGCACCTGCGGCGGTGTGAGCGACCGGGAGCGGCTGGCCCGGGCGGCCCTGACCCGGGTGCTGGAACCGGGGGACGTGCGCGGCGGGCGCTGGCTGCGGGAGTGCGGCGGTGCGGAGCTGATGCGACGGATCATGGTCCCGGACGGCTCGGCCGAGCGGCTGAGCGGGATGACGGCGAAACGGCTGGCCGGGTACCGGCTGCGGGCCGAAGGGACCGAGCCCGAGAAGGACCTGGCGGCGGTCGCCGCGGCCGGCGGGCGCTTCGTCTGCCCGGGCGACCGGGAGTGGCCGAGCCAGCTGGACGATCTGGGCGACGCCAGGCCGACGGGACTCTGGGTGCGGGGCAAGCCCGATCTGAGGCTCTGGGCGCTGCGCTCGGTGGCCGTGGTCGGGGCCCGCGCCTGCACACCGTACGGGGCGCACATGGCCGCGACGCTGGGCGCCGGGCTCGCCGAGCGGGGGTGGGTGGTCGTCTCGGGAGCCGCCTTCGGGGTCGACGGTGCGGCCCACCGCGGCGCCCTCGCGGCCGGCGGCGCCACGATGGCGGTGCTGGCCTGCGGAGTGGACGTCGCCTACCCCCGCGGTCATGCCGAACTCATCGGACGCATGGCCGAACAGGGGCTCGTCATCGGTGAACTGCCACCGGCCGAACACCCCACCCGCAGCAGATTCATCCTCCGGAACAGGGTGATCGCCGCGTTGACGCGCGGAACGGTCGTCGTGGAGGCCGAGTACCGCAGTGGCTCCCTGGTCACGGCGCGCGCCGCCCAACGGCTCGGCCGCTTCACCATGGGTGTACCGGGACCCGCCACCAGCGGACTGTCGGCAGGCGTCCACGAACTCCTCCGAGGCGAGGGCGTGCTGGTCACGGACGCCGCCGAAGTGGCCGAACTGGTGGGGGACATCGGCGACCTGGCCCCGCCCCGGCGCGGCCCGTTGCTGCCCCGCGACCAGCTGGATCCCCTCTGCGGAAGGGTCCTTGACGCACTGCCGGCCCGCGGCTGCGTCAACGGACGCGAGGTGGCACGCAGCGCCGGAACGACCTCCGACGAGGCGCTCGGCAAGCTGTACGAACTGCACTCACTGGGGTTCGTCGAACGCGATGGCGAGGGATGGCGGTTGACGCGGAGGCCGATATGCAATGGCGACGCGCGGCGAGGCGGTTCTTGA
- a CDS encoding YifB family Mg chelatase-like AAA ATPase, with amino-acid sequence MGFARACSVALVGVEGVVVEVQADLEAGVAAFTLVGLPDKSLVESRDRVRAAVVNSGAEWPQKKLTVGLSPASVPKGGSGFDLAVACAVLGAAERIDPASIADVVMIGELGLDGRVRPVRGILPAVLAAAEAGYRQVVVPEQTASEAALVPGVSVLGVRSLRQLIAVLCDEPVPEETAPHDHGRPDTMLAGLMVPGAGMGTGIARGSAHGEGGWPDLADVAGQERPRKALEVAAAGGHHLLLSGPPGAGKTMLAERLPAILPPLTQPESLEVTAVHSVAGILPPGEPLVSRPPYCAPHHSATMQSLVGGGNGLPRPGAVSLAHRGILFLDEAPEFSVRALDALRQPLESGHVVVARSAGVVRLPARFLMVLAANPCPCGRHTLSGAGCECPPSAVRRYQARLSGPLLDRVDLRVVVDPVRREDLMGQGGRGESTAEVAARVLRARARAAERLAGTPWTTNSEVPGHELRTRLVAAPGALMAAERDMERGMLTARGLDRVLRVAWTVADLRGADRPDGSDVAVALEMRTGIPRGVAMEAGSS; translated from the coding sequence ATGGGGTTCGCGCGTGCCTGCTCGGTGGCACTGGTGGGTGTCGAGGGCGTGGTGGTGGAGGTCCAGGCGGACCTGGAGGCCGGGGTCGCGGCGTTCACCCTGGTGGGTCTGCCGGACAAGAGCCTGGTGGAGAGCCGGGACCGGGTCAGGGCGGCCGTGGTCAACTCCGGGGCGGAGTGGCCGCAGAAGAAGCTCACGGTGGGGCTGTCACCGGCCTCGGTCCCCAAAGGAGGTTCGGGTTTCGATCTCGCCGTCGCGTGTGCGGTGCTCGGCGCCGCCGAGCGGATCGATCCCGCGTCCATCGCCGACGTGGTGATGATCGGGGAGCTGGGACTGGACGGCCGGGTGCGGCCGGTGCGCGGGATCCTGCCCGCCGTCCTGGCCGCGGCGGAGGCCGGGTACCGGCAGGTGGTCGTGCCCGAGCAGACCGCAAGCGAGGCCGCCCTGGTGCCCGGGGTCTCCGTGCTCGGGGTGCGCAGCCTGCGGCAGCTGATCGCCGTGCTCTGCGACGAACCGGTGCCCGAGGAGACGGCGCCCCACGACCATGGCCGCCCCGACACGATGCTGGCCGGGCTGATGGTGCCCGGTGCCGGAATGGGAACGGGGATCGCCCGGGGCTCGGCGCACGGCGAGGGCGGCTGGCCGGACCTGGCGGACGTCGCAGGTCAGGAGCGGCCGCGCAAGGCACTGGAGGTCGCCGCCGCGGGCGGCCACCACCTGCTGCTGTCGGGACCACCGGGAGCGGGCAAGACCATGCTCGCCGAACGGCTGCCCGCCATCCTGCCGCCGCTCACCCAGCCGGAGTCCCTCGAAGTGACCGCGGTCCACTCGGTCGCGGGCATCCTGCCGCCCGGCGAACCCCTCGTCTCCCGGCCGCCCTACTGCGCGCCGCACCATTCGGCGACCATGCAGTCGCTGGTCGGCGGGGGCAACGGGCTGCCGCGCCCCGGCGCGGTCTCGCTGGCTCATCGAGGAATCCTCTTTCTGGACGAGGCGCCGGAGTTCTCCGTAAGGGCGCTGGACGCCCTGCGTCAGCCGCTGGAATCGGGTCACGTGGTGGTGGCGCGCAGCGCCGGGGTGGTGCGGCTGCCGGCCCGGTTCCTGATGGTGCTCGCCGCCAACCCCTGCCCGTGCGGGCGGCACACCCTGAGCGGGGCCGGGTGCGAGTGCCCGCCCTCGGCGGTCCGGCGCTACCAGGCCAGGCTCTCCGGGCCGTTGCTGGACCGGGTGGACCTGCGGGTGGTCGTCGACCCGGTCCGGCGCGAGGACCTGATGGGGCAGGGAGGCCGGGGCGAGTCGACCGCGGAGGTCGCCGCCCGGGTGCTCCGGGCCCGGGCGCGGGCCGCGGAGCGGCTTGCGGGCACCCCGTGGACGACCAACAGCGAGGTGCCGGGGCACGAGTTGCGGACCCGGCTGGTCGCGGCGCCGGGTGCGCTGATGGCGGCCGAGCGGGACATGGAACGGGGCATGCTCACGGCGCGCGGTCTGGACCGGGTGCTGCGGGTGGCGTGGACCGTCGCGGATCTGCGGGGCGCGGACCGGCCGGACGGCTCGGACGTCGCGGTGGCCCTGGAGATGCGGACCGGAATTCCGCGCGGGGTCGCGATGGAGGCGGGGAGTTCATGA
- a CDS encoding YraN family protein: MNARGALGRYGEDLAARLLTDAGMSVLERNWRCRAGEIDIVARDGDALVICEVKTRRAGAFEHPMAAVTPAKADRLRRLAALWLSRHGDPPPGGVRIDLVGVVLPRRGAPLAEHARGVA, translated from the coding sequence ATGAACGCACGGGGGGCACTCGGGCGGTACGGCGAGGATCTGGCGGCACGGTTGCTGACGGACGCCGGAATGTCCGTGCTGGAACGGAACTGGCGCTGTCGCGCCGGTGAGATCGACATCGTCGCGAGGGACGGTGACGCGCTCGTCATCTGCGAGGTGAAGACCCGCAGGGCGGGCGCGTTCGAGCACCCGATGGCCGCGGTCACCCCGGCCAAGGCGGACCGCCTGCGGCGGCTGGCCGCACTCTGGCTGTCCCGGCACGGCGACCCGCCGCCCGGCGGGGTGCGGATCGACCTGGTCGGCGTGGTGCTCCCCAGGCGCGGGGCACCCCTGGCCGAGCACGCCCGGGGGGTGGCCTGA
- a CDS encoding DUF2469 domain-containing protein, translating into MSAEDLEKYETEMELKLYREYRDVVGLFKYVIETERRFYLTNDYEMQVHSVQGEVFFEVSMADAWVWDMYRPARFVKQVRVLTFKDVNIEELNKSDLELPGG; encoded by the coding sequence ATGAGCGCCGAGGACCTCGAGAAGTACGAGACCGAGATGGAGCTGAAGCTCTACCGGGAGTACCGCGATGTCGTCGGTCTGTTCAAATATGTGATCGAGACCGAACGGCGCTTCTACCTCACCAACGACTACGAGATGCAGGTGCACTCGGTCCAGGGCGAGGTGTTTTTCGAGGTGTCCATGGCGGACGCCTGGGTCTGGGACATGTACCGGCCCGCACGGTTCGTCAAGCAGGTACGGGTCCTGACGTTCAAGGACGTCAACATCGAGGAACTCAACAAGAGCGATCTCGAACTTCCGGGTGGCTGA
- a CDS encoding NUDIX hydrolase, translating into MSVEKRKVSRLVLLDPDDRILLMHGFEPEDPSSTWWFTPGGGLEGDETREQAALRELAEETGITDVELGPVLWQRMCSFPFDGRRWEQDEWYFLARTTQTATDTSGLTGLERRSVAGLRWWTSAELSAARETVYPTRLAGLLRTLLDEGPPRTPLVLAPEIA; encoded by the coding sequence GTGTCCGTTGAGAAGCGGAAGGTCTCCCGCCTGGTGCTCCTCGATCCGGACGACCGGATTCTGCTGATGCACGGCTTCGAACCGGAGGACCCGTCGAGCACCTGGTGGTTCACCCCGGGCGGCGGTCTGGAGGGCGACGAGACACGGGAACAGGCCGCCCTGCGCGAGCTGGCCGAGGAAACCGGGATCACGGACGTGGAACTCGGTCCCGTGCTGTGGCAGCGGATGTGCTCCTTCCCGTTCGACGGGCGGCGCTGGGAACAGGACGAGTGGTACTTCCTGGCCCGCACGACACAGACCGCGACGGACACCAGCGGTCTGACCGGACTGGAACGCCGCAGTGTCGCGGGTCTGAGGTGGTGGACCTCCGCCGAACTGTCGGCGGCGCGTGAGACGGTGTACCCGACCAGACTCGCCGGGCTGCTGCGCACGCTGCTCGACGAGGGTCCTCCGCGTACGCCGCTGGTTCTCGCCCCCGAAATCGCCTGA